A stretch of the Nicotiana tabacum cultivar K326 chromosome 6, ASM71507v2, whole genome shotgun sequence genome encodes the following:
- the LOC107774933 gene encoding chlorophyll a-b binding protein P4, chloroplastic, with protein sequence MATVTTQASAAIFRPCASKTRFLTGSSGKLNREVSFKPLTSSSYNSFKVEAKKGQWLPGLASPTYLDGSLPGDNGFDPLGLAEDPENLKWFVQAELVNGRWAMLGVAGMLLPEVFTNIGILNVPKWYDAGKEEYFASSSTLFVIEFILFHYVEIRRWQDIKNPGSVNQDPIFKNYSLPPNEVGYPGGIFNPLNFAPTAEAKEKEIANGRLAMLAFLGFIVQHNVVGKGPFDNLLQHLSDPWHNTIVQTLGN encoded by the exons TCAGCTGCCATTTTCCGGCCATGTGCCTCAAAAACCAGATTTCTCACTGGATCATCTGGTAAATTAAACAGAGAGGTCTCTTTTAAGCCCTTGACTTCTTCATCTTACAACTCATTCAAGGTTGAAGCCAAGAAAGGTCAATGGCTTCCAGGCTTAGCCTCTCCTACTTATCTTGATGGCAG TCTCCCAGGAGACAATGGTTTTGATCCATTGGGACTTGCTGAGGACCCAGAGAACTTGAAATGGTTCGTCCAGGCTGAACTGGTGAACGGTCGTTGGGCTATGTTGGGTGTTGCTGGGATGCTGCTGCCTGAGGTTTTCACTAACATTGGAATCCTTAACGTGCCCAAATGGTATGATGCTGGAAAAGAAGAGTACTTTGCATCTTCATCCACCCTGTTCGTGATCGAGTTCATCTTGTTCCACTACGTCGAGATCAGAAGGTGGCAAGACATCAAGAACCCAGGAAGTGTTAACCAAGACCCCATCTTCAAGAACTACAGCTTGCCTCCTAACGAAGTTGGATACCCTGGTGGTATTTTCAACCCACTCAACTTTGCACCAACTGCTGAGGCCAAAGAAAAGGAAATTGCTAATG GGAGATTGGCAATGTTGGCATTTTTGGGATTCATAGTGCAGCACAATGTAGTAGGAAAGGGACCTTTTGACAACCTTCTGCAACACCTCTCCGACCCATGGCACAACACCATTGTCCAAACACTCGGCAACTAG